In Leifsonia sp. ZF2019, a genomic segment contains:
- a CDS encoding proteasome assembly chaperone family protein, whose product MTDADSILDGRILVVAFEGWNDAGEAASGAVKTLKEQLDVVPIAEVDPELYFDFQFNRPVVEEVDGRRRLVWPSAIVYGPALPGHVPEDLADDAELSVTGDNAGNIFLLVGTEPSRSWRSFTAEIVDVALAADVGAVVFLGAMLADVPHTRPISVFASSENATVRAQLGIERSSYEGPVGILSALAEGAEDVGIPTVMIWASVPHYVHNAPSPKAVLALIDKLEELVDVTIPRGNLVEEAAAWETGIDALAADDEEMASYIQQLEQARDTVDSPEASGEAIAQEFERYLRRRDGRDGRDGGTAGRAPDDPRRG is encoded by the coding sequence GTGACAGACGCAGACAGCATTCTCGACGGGCGCATCCTCGTGGTCGCCTTCGAAGGCTGGAACGACGCGGGCGAAGCGGCCAGCGGCGCGGTGAAGACGCTCAAGGAGCAGCTCGACGTCGTGCCCATCGCGGAAGTCGACCCGGAGCTCTACTTCGACTTCCAGTTCAACCGTCCCGTCGTCGAAGAGGTCGACGGGCGCCGCCGCCTGGTGTGGCCGTCGGCGATCGTCTACGGCCCCGCGCTGCCCGGGCACGTGCCGGAAGACCTGGCCGACGACGCCGAGCTCAGCGTGACGGGCGACAACGCCGGCAACATCTTCCTGCTCGTCGGCACGGAACCGTCGCGCAGCTGGCGCAGCTTCACCGCCGAGATCGTCGACGTGGCCCTCGCGGCCGACGTGGGCGCCGTCGTCTTCCTCGGCGCGATGCTCGCCGACGTGCCGCACACCCGGCCGATCTCGGTGTTCGCGTCCAGCGAGAACGCCACCGTGCGCGCCCAGCTGGGCATCGAGCGCTCCAGCTACGAGGGCCCGGTCGGCATCCTGAGCGCCCTCGCCGAAGGTGCGGAAGACGTCGGCATCCCGACGGTCATGATCTGGGCCTCGGTCCCCCACTACGTCCACAACGCGCCCAGCCCCAAGGCGGTCCTCGCGCTCATCGACAAGCTGGAGGAGCTGGTCGACGTCACCATCCCCCGCGGCAATCTGGTCGAGGAGGCCGCCGCCTGGGAGACCGGGATCGACGCGCTCGCAGCGGACGACGAGGAGATGGCGTCCTACATCCAGCAGCTGGAGCAGGCGCGCGACACGGTCGACTCCCCGGAGGCGAGCGGTGAGGCCATCGCGCAGGAGTTCGAGCGCTACCTGCGCCGCCGCGACGGCAGGGACGGCCGCGACGGCGGGACCGCCGGGCGCGCGCCGGACGACCCGCGCCGCGGCTGA
- a CDS encoding undecaprenyl-diphosphate phosphatase, with translation MEFINALILGLVQGLTEFLPISSSAHIRIVGELLGTGADPGARFTAIIQLGTEAAVLLYFWKDITRIVSRWFLALFGRIPRNDPDARMGWLVILGSVPIVVLGLFFQDAIETTFRSLWIVATTLIVFGVLLGIADWAGAKTRRLKELTWGHGIIFGLAQALALIPGVSRSGGTITAGLFMGYQRRAAARYSFLLALPAVFGSGFYQLYKAIKEPCTEALAKAGTCTVEVFGPVETAAATLVAFVVGLLVIAFFMGYISRRSFLPFVIYRVALGVLLMILLGTGVLAA, from the coding sequence ATGGAGTTCATCAACGCCCTCATCCTCGGGCTCGTCCAGGGACTCACCGAGTTCCTCCCGATCTCGTCGAGCGCGCACATCCGCATCGTCGGCGAGCTGCTCGGAACCGGGGCCGACCCGGGCGCCCGCTTCACCGCGATCATCCAGCTCGGCACCGAGGCCGCCGTGCTCCTCTACTTCTGGAAGGACATCACGCGGATCGTCTCGCGCTGGTTCCTGGCGCTGTTCGGGCGGATCCCGCGCAACGACCCGGACGCCCGGATGGGATGGTTGGTGATCCTCGGCAGCGTCCCCATCGTCGTCCTCGGGCTGTTCTTCCAGGACGCGATCGAGACGACCTTCCGCTCGCTCTGGATCGTCGCGACGACGCTCATCGTGTTCGGTGTCCTGCTCGGGATCGCGGACTGGGCGGGCGCGAAGACGCGCCGGCTCAAGGAGCTCACCTGGGGGCACGGCATCATCTTCGGCCTCGCGCAGGCCCTCGCGCTCATCCCGGGCGTGTCGCGTTCGGGCGGGACGATCACGGCGGGACTGTTCATGGGCTACCAGCGCCGCGCGGCCGCCCGCTACTCGTTCCTGCTGGCGTTGCCCGCGGTGTTCGGCAGCGGCTTCTATCAGCTCTACAAGGCGATCAAGGAGCCCTGCACCGAGGCGCTCGCGAAGGCGGGGACCTGCACGGTGGAGGTGTTCGGCCCGGTCGAGACCGCGGCGGCGACGCTCGTGGCGTTCGTGGTCGGGCTGCTCGTGATCGCGTTCTTCATGGGGTACATCTCGCGACGCAGCTTCCTGCCGTTCGTGATCTACCGCGTGGCGCTCGGTGTGCTGCTCATGATCCTGCTCGGCACGGGCGTGCTCGCCGCCTGA
- a CDS encoding HAD family hydrolase, which translates to MTVPTPATASDRSLLPAAVLWDMDGTLVDTEPYWMAAEEELVASFGGSWTHEKALQLVGQGLWTSAEILRANGVAMEPDAIVSWLTDQVQHKLETLGVPWRPGAQELLSSLRASGVPTALVTMSVRRMAEQIVAQIPFEAFDLIVSGDEVEQPKPHPEPYLRAAGLLGVDVRDVVAIEDSIVGLTSAVASGAMAIGVPHIVPLPESDEHVLWTTLAGRTADDIAAVAAARTQTPEA; encoded by the coding sequence GTGACCGTTCCGACCCCCGCCACCGCCTCCGACCGCTCGCTCCTCCCGGCCGCCGTGCTCTGGGACATGGACGGGACGCTGGTCGACACCGAGCCGTACTGGATGGCCGCGGAGGAGGAGCTCGTCGCCTCGTTCGGCGGATCCTGGACGCACGAGAAGGCGCTCCAGCTGGTCGGCCAGGGGCTGTGGACGTCCGCCGAGATCCTGCGGGCGAACGGCGTGGCGATGGAGCCCGACGCGATCGTCTCCTGGCTGACCGACCAGGTGCAGCACAAGCTCGAGACACTCGGCGTGCCGTGGCGTCCGGGAGCGCAGGAGCTGCTCTCGTCGCTTCGGGCGAGCGGTGTGCCCACCGCGCTCGTCACCATGTCGGTGCGGCGCATGGCGGAGCAGATCGTCGCGCAGATTCCCTTCGAGGCGTTCGACCTCATCGTCAGCGGCGACGAGGTGGAGCAGCCGAAGCCGCATCCCGAGCCCTACCTGCGTGCCGCCGGCCTGCTCGGCGTCGACGTGCGCGACGTCGTGGCGATCGAGGACTCGATCGTCGGGCTGACCTCGGCCGTCGCCTCCGGGGCCATGGCGATCGGCGTGCCGCACATCGTGCCGCTGCCGGAGTCGGACGAGCACGTTCTGTGGACCACCCTGGCCGGGCGCACGGCCGACGACATCGCCGCGGTCGCCGCGGCCCGCACCCAGACCCCGGAGGCATAG
- a CDS encoding cation diffusion facilitator family transporter, with protein sequence MATKHTASSVFTVLLALGANVLVAIAKTVAAVLTGSASMVAEAAHSWADSGNEVFLLQAERSAARPRDDAHPGGYGRESYVWSLFAAVGLFTAGAVVSIMHGVSELGANEPEADYLIAYLVLAVSFVFEGISFLQSYRQARILADERGTGTVEQVLMTSNPTLRAVFAEDAAALIGLVIAFAGILLHQLTGQAVYDALGSILVGVLLATVAVVLIDRNRRFLLGEPAPDRAHRAVLAGLLRHPEVEKVTYLHLEFVGPERLFLVAAVDLVGNDRESDVASDLALVEDYLERDPHITEAVLTLSRPGAPALSPRALE encoded by the coding sequence ATGGCCACGAAGCACACGGCGTCGAGCGTCTTCACCGTTCTGCTCGCGCTCGGCGCGAACGTGCTCGTCGCGATCGCGAAGACCGTCGCGGCGGTGCTGACCGGGTCCGCCTCCATGGTGGCGGAGGCCGCGCACTCGTGGGCCGACTCCGGCAACGAGGTCTTCCTGCTGCAAGCCGAGCGTTCGGCCGCCCGCCCCCGCGACGACGCGCATCCGGGAGGCTACGGCCGCGAATCGTACGTGTGGAGCCTGTTCGCCGCGGTCGGGCTGTTCACCGCGGGCGCGGTGGTGTCGATCATGCACGGAGTCTCGGAGCTGGGCGCGAACGAACCCGAGGCGGACTACCTGATCGCCTACCTCGTGCTGGCGGTGTCGTTCGTGTTCGAGGGGATCTCGTTCCTCCAGTCGTACCGCCAAGCGCGCATCCTGGCCGACGAGCGCGGGACCGGGACCGTCGAGCAGGTGCTGATGACCTCGAACCCGACGCTGCGTGCCGTGTTCGCGGAGGACGCTGCAGCTCTGATCGGGCTGGTGATCGCGTTCGCGGGGATCCTCCTGCACCAGCTCACCGGGCAGGCCGTGTACGACGCCCTCGGCTCCATCCTGGTCGGCGTGCTGCTGGCGACCGTGGCGGTGGTGCTGATCGACCGCAATCGCCGGTTCCTGCTCGGCGAGCCGGCGCCCGACCGCGCCCACCGCGCCGTGCTCGCCGGTCTCCTCCGCCACCCGGAGGTCGAGAAAGTCACCTACCTTCATCTCGAGTTCGTCGGCCCCGAGCGGCTCTTCCTCGTCGCCGCCGTCGACCTCGTCGGGAACGACCGCGAATCGGACGTCGCCTCAGACCTCGCCCTCGTGGAGGACTACCTCGAGCGCGACCCGCACATCACCGAGGCCGTGCTCACGCTCTCCCGCCCGGGAGCTCCCGCGCTCTCTCCGCGCGCGCTCGAATAG
- a CDS encoding helix-turn-helix transcriptional regulator has product MASTGSRTLQLLSLLQTHRYWPGSELADRLGVSPRTLRRDVDRLRDLGYPVDATRGVAGGYQLAAGASLPPLVVDDEEAVALAVGLRTAAQSGIAGVEEASVRALAKVVQVMPPRLKRRVNALRVATLATVLRGGPVADAETLTAVAQACRDEERLQFAYVARGGEESVRTVEPHRLVSVGRRWYLVAYDLTRFDWRSFRLDRLTDPRVTGARFRPRALPAEDAAEYVRASLSAPAEQVVVDALVRASATRVEEAIGRWATVSPVDDTTARVRMAVESPEWALFGLAAVGAPFVIEGPETVRVLAADWAARFREAAAGVA; this is encoded by the coding sequence ATGGCAAGCACCGGATCGCGCACGCTGCAGTTGCTCTCGCTGCTGCAGACCCATCGCTACTGGCCAGGCAGCGAGCTGGCCGATCGGCTCGGCGTCTCGCCGCGCACCCTCCGGCGCGATGTCGACCGCCTGCGCGACCTGGGCTATCCCGTGGACGCCACCCGCGGCGTCGCCGGCGGCTACCAGCTCGCGGCGGGCGCCTCCCTCCCGCCGCTGGTGGTGGACGACGAGGAGGCCGTCGCACTCGCCGTGGGGCTGCGCACCGCGGCACAGAGCGGAATCGCGGGCGTCGAGGAGGCGTCGGTGCGGGCGCTCGCCAAGGTCGTCCAGGTGATGCCCCCTCGGCTCAAGCGTCGCGTCAACGCCCTCCGCGTCGCGACCCTCGCGACCGTACTCCGGGGCGGCCCGGTCGCCGACGCCGAGACGCTGACCGCCGTCGCCCAGGCCTGCCGCGACGAGGAGCGGCTGCAGTTCGCCTACGTCGCCCGCGGCGGCGAGGAGTCCGTCCGAACGGTCGAACCCCATCGCCTGGTGTCGGTCGGGCGGCGCTGGTATCTCGTCGCGTACGACCTGACCCGGTTCGACTGGCGCAGCTTCCGGCTCGACCGCCTCACGGACCCGCGTGTCACCGGGGCGCGCTTCCGCCCGCGCGCGCTGCCCGCGGAGGACGCCGCCGAGTACGTCCGCGCCTCCCTCTCCGCTCCGGCCGAGCAGGTCGTCGTCGACGCGCTCGTCCGAGCATCGGCGACGCGTGTCGAGGAGGCGATCGGCCGCTGGGCGACGGTCTCCCCCGTCGACGACACCACAGCGCGGGTGCGGATGGCGGTGGAGAGCCCGGAGTGGGCGCTGTTCGGGCTGGCGGCCGTCGGCGCCCCGTTCGTCATCGAAGGCCCTGAGACCGTGCGCGTGCTCGCGGCCGACTGGGCGGCCCGGTTCCGGGAGGCCGCGGCCGGGGTCGCCTAG
- a CDS encoding M20/M25/M40 family metallo-hydrolase: MTDDSTFDDAALDETAIIARDLIRFDTTNYGEGRSNGETDAAEYVEARLAALGLKPQLFDSDPGRTSVVARVPGRNADKPALVVHGHLDVVPADPRNWSVDPFGGVIADGLLWGRGAVDMKNMDAMILTAVGDILNAGEQPERDLVVAFFADEEDGGRRGSHHLVDNHPELFAGATEAISEVGGYSIDLAGRRAYLLQTGEKSLVWIKLIARGRAAHGSRLIRDNAITRLAEAVVAIGRTDWPIQLTATTTRLVDELGRLLDVDPERVGPDEVVLRTGTAAGFILATLRATTNPTLLEAGYKHNVIPDTAEALVDIRTLPGDEDRVLAEVQRLIGDDVEVQIMHRDIGLEAEFGGELIDAITGTLERHDPGAPVLPYLLSGGTDNKALSKLGITGYGFAPLRLPKDMDFPGMFHGVDERVPLDALVFGRAVLRDLLSSY, translated from the coding sequence ATGACCGACGACTCCACGTTCGACGACGCCGCCCTCGACGAGACCGCGATCATCGCCCGCGACCTCATCCGGTTCGACACCACGAACTACGGAGAGGGCCGGTCCAACGGCGAGACGGACGCGGCGGAGTATGTGGAGGCGCGGCTCGCGGCGCTCGGGCTGAAGCCGCAGCTCTTCGACTCCGACCCCGGCCGCACGAGCGTCGTCGCCCGGGTCCCGGGGCGCAACGCCGACAAGCCCGCCCTGGTGGTGCACGGCCACCTCGACGTCGTGCCGGCCGACCCGCGCAACTGGAGCGTCGACCCGTTCGGCGGCGTCATCGCGGACGGCCTGCTCTGGGGCCGCGGCGCGGTCGACATGAAGAACATGGACGCGATGATCCTGACCGCTGTCGGCGACATCCTGAACGCCGGGGAGCAGCCGGAGCGCGACCTCGTCGTCGCGTTCTTCGCCGACGAGGAGGACGGCGGTCGCCGCGGCTCGCACCACCTCGTCGACAACCACCCCGAGCTGTTCGCCGGCGCGACGGAGGCGATCAGCGAGGTCGGCGGGTACTCGATCGACCTCGCCGGGCGACGCGCCTACCTGCTGCAGACCGGGGAGAAGTCGCTGGTCTGGATCAAGCTGATCGCCCGGGGACGCGCCGCGCATGGCTCGCGGCTGATCCGGGACAACGCGATCACGCGGCTGGCGGAGGCGGTCGTCGCGATCGGCCGCACCGACTGGCCCATCCAGCTCACGGCGACCACCACGCGGCTCGTCGACGAGCTCGGCCGCCTGCTCGACGTCGATCCCGAACGGGTCGGCCCGGACGAGGTCGTGCTGCGCACCGGGACCGCGGCCGGGTTCATCCTGGCGACCCTGCGCGCCACCACGAACCCCACGCTCCTGGAGGCCGGCTACAAGCACAACGTCATCCCCGACACGGCGGAGGCGCTGGTCGATATCCGCACGCTCCCCGGTGACGAGGACCGCGTGCTTGCCGAGGTGCAGCGCCTGATCGGCGACGACGTGGAGGTGCAGATCATGCACCGCGACATCGGGCTCGAGGCCGAATTCGGCGGCGAGCTGATCGACGCGATCACCGGCACTCTCGAACGCCACGACCCCGGCGCGCCGGTTCTGCCCTACCTCCTGTCCGGCGGCACGGACAACAAGGCGCTGAGCAAGCTCGGCATCACCGGCTACGGTTTCGCTCCGCTCCGGCTGCCGAAGGACATGGACTTCCCTGGAATGTTCCACGGCGTCGACGAGCGCGTCCCGCTCGACGCGCTAGTGTTCGGTAGGGCCGTGCTCCGGGATCTGCTCAGCTCGTACTGA
- a CDS encoding VIT1/CCC1 transporter family protein codes for MTTAERIPSPADIRRWRRYLADERAEAAVYRDLAQRRSGEEREILLALADAEGRHEQHWLDLLGDQVGRPLRGDARTRMLGWLARRFGSVFVLALAQRAEARSPYATDADATPQMAADEQVHEEVVRALAARGRQRLSGTFRAAVFGANDGLVSNLALVLGVSASGVATHVVLLTGISGLLAGALSMGAGEYVSVRSQRELLEASSPNPATRSALPHLDVDANELTLVYRARGMTPAEAEERAGETLRTLEAYTAEAPVGAGAGAPLEDEHEAIGNGWSAALSSFCFFASGALIPILPYLFGLGGTTAVLVSAALVGIVLLATGAIVGLLSGASPLKRALRQLAIGYGAAAATYVLGLLFGTALG; via the coding sequence ATGACCACCGCCGAGCGCATCCCCAGTCCCGCCGACATCCGCCGGTGGCGCCGCTACCTGGCCGACGAACGCGCCGAGGCGGCGGTCTACCGCGACCTCGCCCAGCGGCGCAGCGGCGAGGAGCGCGAGATCCTGCTGGCCCTCGCCGACGCCGAGGGACGCCACGAGCAGCACTGGCTCGATCTGCTGGGCGATCAGGTCGGCAGGCCGCTGCGCGGCGACGCGCGCACCCGGATGCTCGGCTGGCTGGCCCGGCGCTTCGGCTCGGTGTTCGTGCTCGCGCTGGCGCAGCGCGCCGAGGCCCGCTCCCCCTACGCCACCGACGCCGACGCGACCCCGCAGATGGCCGCCGACGAGCAGGTGCACGAGGAGGTCGTCCGCGCCCTCGCCGCCCGTGGCCGCCAGCGGCTCTCCGGCACCTTCCGCGCCGCGGTCTTCGGCGCCAACGACGGGCTGGTGAGCAACCTCGCCCTCGTGCTCGGCGTCAGCGCGAGCGGCGTCGCGACCCACGTCGTCCTCCTGACCGGCATCTCGGGCCTCCTCGCCGGCGCGCTCTCGATGGGTGCGGGCGAGTACGTCTCCGTGCGGTCCCAGCGCGAGCTCCTGGAGGCCTCGAGCCCCAACCCGGCGACCCGCTCCGCCCTCCCCCACCTCGATGTGGACGCGAACGAGCTGACGCTGGTCTATCGGGCGCGCGGCATGACCCCCGCGGAGGCCGAGGAGCGCGCCGGCGAGACGCTGCGGACGCTCGAGGCCTACACCGCCGAGGCCCCCGTCGGCGCCGGTGCGGGCGCACCGCTCGAGGACGAGCACGAGGCGATCGGCAACGGCTGGAGCGCCGCCCTCTCGAGCTTCTGCTTCTTCGCCTCCGGAGCGCTCATCCCGATCCTCCCCTACCTCTTCGGGCTGGGCGGCACGACCGCCGTCCTCGTCTCGGCGGCTCTCGTCGGCATCGTCCTGCTCGCCACGGGCGCGATCGTCGGGCTGCTGTCGGGCGCGTCCCCGCTCAAGCGCGCGCTGCGCCAGCTCGCCATCGGGTACGGCGCAGCGGCGGCGACCTACGTGCTGGGCCTCCTGTTCGGGACGGCGCTGGGATAG